TCCCCCGACGACTCATAGATGACAGGTACCGATGGCGAAGAAGCTCTTCATCAAAACGCACGGCTGCCAAATGAACGAGTACGACTCCTCCCGTATGGCGGATCTACTCGGCGAATCTCACCAGCTCGAACTCACTGATAATGAGCGTGAAGCCGATGTCATTTTGTTAAACACCTGCTCGATTCGCGAAAAAGCGCAGGAAAAAGTTTTTCATCAGCTGGGACGCTGGAAAAAACTTAAAGACGCCAACCCCAACCTGGTGATTGGCGTGGGTGGCTGCGTGGCGAGCCAGGAAGGCGAAGCAATCCGCAAGCGTGCCCCCCATGTGGACATGGTGTTCGGGCCGCAAACCCTGCACCGCGTGCCCTCAATGCTGGATGCCCGTGGCAATAACCAGATTGCGGCGGTGGATGTCACCTTTCCTGAGATCGAAAAGTTCGACCACCTGCCCAAGCCTTCTTCCGATGGCGCAACGGCGTTTGTGTCAATTATGGAAGGTTGCTCAAAGTACTGCACCTTCTGCGTGGTTCCCTACACCCGCGGCGAAGAGGTCTCGCGCCCCTTTGAGGCGGTGATGGATGAAGTCATCCACCTTTCCGACCAGGGCGTGCGAGAGATCAACCTGTTGGGCCAGAACGTCAATGCCTACCGCGGTGAAAACCAGCTAGGTGATGAAATCGACTTGGCCGAACTGATTGCCTGCGTTGCGGCAGTAGAGGGCATTGACCGCATTCGCTTTACCACCTCACACCCGGTGGAGTTTACTGACAGCCTAGTCGACGCCTTTGCCGATATCCCCGAACTGGTGAGCCACCTTCACCTACCGGTACAGTCGGGCTCAGACCGTATTCTTACTGCCATGAAGCGCGGGCATACGGCGGCCGAATACATTGAAAAGATGGAGCGCATCCGCGCCAATCGCCCGGACATCAGCTTCTCTTCTGACTTCATCATCGGCTTCCCCGGCGAAACAGAAGAAGATTTTGAAGCGACGATGAATTTAATTCATCAAATCGGCTTCGATCATTCGTTCAGCTTCGTTTACTCCGCACGCCCCGGCACACCTGCTTCTGGCCTGCCGGATGAAACACCGGAGAGTGTCAAAAAGCAGCGTCTGGCAATTCTGCAGGAGCGGATCATTCAGCAAACCGCGCAAATTAGCCGCCGCATGGTTGGCAGCACACAGCGTGTACTGGTTAACGGCTTTTCACCCCGCGACCCAGGCCAGCTCTCTGGGCGTACCGAGAATAACCGCGTGGTTAACTTCCGCGCTGCCAACCCCACCGAGCTGATCGGCTACTTTGTCGATGTAGAGATCACTGAGGCATTTCCCAATTCGCTACGCGGTGAGCTTGCCTCACCTGAGCGCTATTGATCGTTCACTTATCACAGATCATTGCCCCGCTTCGGGCGGGGCAGTAAGCTGAACGATACACACACTAACGAGGGGTTCCCCACTCTTGAGCCAGCCAACACCTCAGGCCAATCGCATCATCACCTTAAGCCTTGAACCCAATGATCCGCAGCGCCTTGCTAGCCTTTGCGGCCAGCAGGACGAGCATTTGAAGCTGATTGAAAGCCGCCTAGATGTGACGCTGCGCAATCGGGGCAATGTGTTCCAACTGGCGGGCCCAGCCAACCGCATCAAAGCAGCGGCAAACGTGTTGGAACACCTCTATCGCGAAACAGCGGCGAGCGAACTTGACGCCGACACCGTGCACCTGTTCCTGCAAGAGTCCGGGCTTGAAGCGCTGGAAGAGGAAGAGGACGGCACCGGCAGCAGCGATGAAGTGATCATGCGCACCCCGCGTACCATGATCAAACCGCGCGGGCTCAACCAGCAGCGCTACGTTTCAAGCATCCGCGAACACGATATCAACTTCGGCATTGGCCCTGCGGGTACGGGTAAAACCTACCTCGCCGTTGCCGCCGCGGTTGAGGCACTCAACCAACAGGAAGTACGCCGCATCCTGCTCGTGCGCCCGGCGGTTGAAGCGGGTGAAAAACTTGGCTTCTTGCCCGGCGACCTGGCCCAGAAAATCGATCCCTACCTGCGCCCTCTTTACGACGCCCTGTATGAAATGATCGGTTTTGAACAGGTGGCAAAACTGATTGAGCGGCAGGTGATTGAGATTGCTCCGCTGGCCTATATGCGTGGCCGTACGCTCAATAACTCCTACATCATTCTGGATGAGAGTCAGAACACCACCCCGGAGCAGATGAAAATGTTCCTGACCCGGATTGGTTTTGGCTCCACTGCCGTGATTACCGGCGACGTGACCCAGGTCGATCTACCTAAAGGACAGCGTTCAGGGCTGATTCAGGTGCTCGACGTGCTGAAAGACACTCAAGGCATCGGCGTCACCCACTTCGCCGCCAAGGATGTGGTACGCCACCCGCTGGTACAGCGCATTATCGAAGCTTACGATATGTTCGAATCCCAGCAGGAAGTGGAGGAGCGTGCCCGCCGCGAGGTGCGCCAGCAAGAGCGCGACGCACGAATGCAGGCACGTGAAGGCGCATGGGATAGTTCGCGATGAGCGAGTCCATTGATGTCGTCGTCGACCGCCAGGCAGCGATTGACGAACCACGGCTACCCAGCCTGACACAGCTCACCCATTGGGTGGGCTGTGTGTTCGCCCACCACCCTGACGATCAGCGCCTTGAAGTGACTATTCGCTTTGTGGATGAGCTCGAAAGCCAAACGCTCAACCGTGATTACCGCGGCAAAGACAAAACCACTAACGTGCTGTCATTCCCTTTTGAGAGCCCGCCGGGTGTGGATTTACCGTTACTCGGCGACCTGGTGATTTGCCATGCTGTGGTAGCCAAAGAAGCCAGCGAGCAAGGCAAGCCAATTGAGCACCACTACGCTCATATGGTCGTGCATGGCATCCTGCATTTGATGGGCTACGATCATATTGATGATCACGAAGCCGAGGAAATGGAGCAGTTTGAGCGTGAACTGTTGGCCGAGCTGAATATCCCTGACCCGTACGCTGACAACACTCCCATGCCCAATAGGGAAGACGCATAGCCCCTTACCTCTTTATTATTTAACGGTGGGTGCGTTAAATCACGTAACAACTAATCTGGTACTATCCCCTGCTTCAGTGATAAAACAGCTACCTAACGACATGGTTTCCATAAAGACATGGTTTCCATAACGATGTCGTTAACGAGATAGCAACTGTCTGCCCGCAAACGAGAGAATTGACGCATGAGCGAAGACCGATCGAGCAACCCCAATCAAAAATCCTGGCTCGAGAAACTCTTTGGCGCCCTTTCCGGAGACAATGACGAACCCAGCTCACGAGATGAGCTGATGACGTTTTTACGCCATACCGCAGGGAAATTAAAGCTGGATCAAGACGCCATTATGATCATCGAAGGCGCCCTTGAGATCAGCGATCAGCAGGTTCGTGAAGTGCTGATACCCCGCTCACAGGTCTCAGCTATTGCCCTGGATCAAACCAGCGACGGCTATCTACCGCTGATCCAGGAAACCGGCCACTCTCGCTACCCGGTGATTGGCGAAAACCTGGATGACGTAAAAGGCATTCTGCTGGTAAAAGATTTACTCCCCCTGCTCTCCCAGACCCAGGCTCAGCGCGATGCGTTCAAGTTAGATGACATTTTGCGCCCGGCGATGTTTATCCCTGAATCCAAACGCCTTAACAGCCTGCTTAAAGAGTTTCGGGATACCCACAATCATATGGCGGTGGTGGTCGATGAATACGGCGGTACCGCGGGCATCATCACCATCGAAGATATTCTTGAGCAGATCGTCGGCGACATCGAAGATGAGCACGATACCGATGAAGAAGACGATATCCGCGAAATAGAGAATGGCCGCTACGCCATTCGCGCACTGACCCCCATCGAAGACTTCAACGAACGCTTCGACACCGAGTTCTCTGACGATGAGTTCGATACCGTTGGCGGCCTGGTGATGCAGCAGTTTGGCCATCTACCGCGGCGCGGTGAACACACCATTCTAGGCGGCTGGCGGTTTGTGATTCTCAATGCGGACACGCGACGCATTCGTCTACTCGAAGCCTACCGCGACACCCGCCGCGATGACGAAGAGGATGATGACCAGGAGAACAAGCCCGACTAGGCGCTTGTTGTCACGCTGCTCGCTAACCACTCCCTCGTATTTTACCGTAGATAGGTTATCGCTATGGGTTTTCCCCCCGCGTTTTTGTTACAGCTGCTTGCCGCCCTGGTGGCGGGCGGTTTCACCACCCTAACGGCTTCCCCTTTTGAGCTTTGGTGGCTGGGCCCGGTGGCGATTGGCTTACTTTATGTGGGCCTGCATGCATTAACTCCCACCCAAGCGGCCCTAAAAGGCTGGTTATACGGTGTTGCACTGTTCGCCAGCGGCACCTCCTGGGTGTATGTCTCTATCCACGACTACGGTTACACCGGCGTGCCGCTCGCCGTTTTCCTTACTGCGCTGTTCGTGACAATTCTGGCACTGTTTTTTGCCGGCACTTTCTGGCTCTACCGGCGCTTCACCTCCGCGCGACTCGCGTTTATCAGCTTTGCGGGCGCCTGGGTACTGGGCGAAGTACTGCGCACCTACCTGTTTACCGGCTTTCCCTGGCTGCTGCTGGGCTCTGGTTTTGTCGATTCGCCGCTGGCCGCCTGGGCGCCCGTTGGCGGCGTCTACCTGCTCTCGCTGCTAGTAGCGCTTAGCGGTGCGCTTGGCGCTGAGCTACTGCTGCGCCGTCAGTGGTGGACGCTTGTCCCACTGGCGGCCATTTGGCTAATTCCCTTGGCACTCCCCCAGCAATGGACTACGCCAGCCGATGAACCTACACGCGTGGCACTGCTACAGGGCAATCTGCCGCAGCTGTTGAAGTGGACGCCCGAAGGGCAGCGCACGGCGGCGAATACCTACAGCGAGCTCACCCGCGAAGTCGCCGATGAGGTTGACCTGATCATCTGGCCAGAAACCGCGCTGCCAATGATGGAGACCCAGGCCCGGCCGGTGCTGGAACGCGTGCAAGCGAACCTGCCCCCCGACGTCGCCCTACTCACCGGCATCGTTCAGCGCGACGAACAAGAGCGTTACTTCAATAGCGTGATTGGCGTTGGCGACGTAGAGGGCAGCTACCAAAAAGAGCACCTGGTGCCTTTTGGTGAGTACCTGCCACTGGAGAGTTTACTCCGCGGGGCGATTGATTTTTTTGACCTGCCCATGTCGACCTTTACCAAAGGCGAGCATGAGCAAAAACCGATGCAGGCCGCCGGGATTCATATTGGTAACGCTATTTGCTACGAGATCATCTACCCACAGCTAGTCGCCCGCCGAGCCCAAGACAGCGGTGTCATCATGACGGTGTCTAACGACACCTGGTTTGGCGCCTCGATCGGACCCCACCAGCACCTGCAGATGGCACGCCTACGCGCGCTAGAGAATGGTCGCTATGTGGTTCGTGCTACCAGCAACGGCATTACCGCTATTATTGATCCTAATGGGCGCATTGTTGAACGCGCCCCGCAGTTCGAGACAACCACGCTCACCGGTGAGTTTTACGCCATGGAGGGGCTAACGCCTTTCACCCGCTTGGGTAGTTGGCCGACTTGGTTGCTGGCAGGTTTGATGCTCTTGCCCGGCATGGTGGCAGCAAGAGCCACACGCCAAGCGTAAAGTTGAAATGCCATAGATGGCAGCTAGCTAGAGCAACGGCCCGAGTCCTCTGCTGGACTCGGGCCGTTTTTTTTACTCAAGCAAGCCGCCTACCTAAGTGGTTAGATAGGCAGCTAGTCAATCCGTTATTTAGGCTGCGCTGTTTTTTAGCGTGGCCATATCAATCACGAAACGATAGCGAACATCGCCTTTTTCCATGCGCTCAAAGCCTCCGTTAATGTTGTTGATATCGAGCATTTCGATATCACAGGTAATGCCCTGATCAGCGCACAGCTTGAGCAGCTCTTCGGTCTCCGCAATGCCACCAATTAGCGAACCGGCCACCACACGACGCTTAAAGACCAGGTTAAAGGCCTCAATGGCTGGCTCAATAGGCTCCAGCAAGCCAACGATGATGTGAGTACCGTCATACTTCAGCGACGTTAGGTAGGGGTTTAGATCGTGCTGTACGGGCACGGTGTCGAGCATGAAGTCGAAGGTTTCAGCCACCGCGTCCATTTGTGTCTGGTCGCTGGAAACCACCACGTGGTCAGCGCCGTTACGCTTCGCTTCTTCAACCTTGGCGTCGGAACGGGTGAACACCGTGACTTCAGCGCCCAGCGCTTTAGCCAGTTTAACGCCCATGTGGCCTAAGCCACCCATACCGATCACACCGACTTTATGACCTTTGCCCACGCCGTGATGCTTGAGCGGTGAATAGGTCGTTATACCGGCGCAGAGAATCGGCGCCGCCGAAGCCAGATCAATATCATCAGGCATCTGTAGCACAAAGTGCTCGCTCACCACGATGGAGTCGGAGTAGCCACCCTGGGTCATGGTGCCATCTTGGCGATCTTCGCTGCCGTAGGTCATTGTGAAGCCTTCCAGACAGTACTGCTCTACACCATCTTTACAGGCAGCACAGGTACGGCATGAATCGACCATACAACCGACACCCACCAGGTCACCGGCTTTAAAACGCGATACTTTATCGCCCACAGAAGTCACACGGCCGACAATCTCATGGCCGGGTACGACGGGGTACTGGCTCATGCCCCAGTCATTGCGAGCAAAGTGCAGATCGCTGTGGCAGACACCACAGTAGAGAATTTCGATGGCGACGTCATCGGGGCGCGGCTGGCGACGATCAAAAGTAAACGGTGCTAAGGGCTTATCGGCAGCGAATGCGGCGTAGGATAATGCTTGGCTCATCGGTGAAACTCCTTATCAGCAAAAGACTGCCCTATAAATCAGCAGACGATTCCCCTCGTGCGAGGCATGCCGATAGTATTCGCCTAATCAGTGATGATAGCGATGAACGAAGCTACGTCATTTTTGCCAAATACTCCGATGACACGTAATAAAATAACAAAAAATGACCATAAATCATTATAATTATGTAAATTCCATTAGAAACCCAAGAGAAGCCCTCATGACCTCCACCGCTCAGGCTGGCAATGCGCTAGCTGCCGTTATCGCACCACTGGTTAAAAGCGACGGAATCAATAGCACATCACTGCCTGGCGTGTCGTTACTCTGTTTAAGCCGCCACCAGATTCGCACACCGCTGATCTATGAGCCGAGCCTGACCATCATCGCCCAGGGGCGTAAAATGGGTTATCTGGGTGATCGCGAAATCTATTACGACCCCGGCCACTACTTAGTGCAAACGTTGCCACTGCCCTTTGAGTGCGAAACCTACGGCTCGCCGGAAGCCCCTTTGCTGGGTATATCGGTGCGCCTGGATCCGGCACTATTAAGCGAGATGGTGACAGCCATGGGCGATACCGGTCATAACGCTTTGGCTCCGTTGCCCATGGCCTCAGTGGCCATGACAGAGGGCATGCAGGACGCCGTATGGCGCTTAGCGCGCACGCTAAACGTAGCGGTAGAGTGCAGCGCCATGGGCAACGCCCGCATTCGTGACGTGGTGTTTGAAGCGCTAAAGGGAGAACAGGGGCCCGCTTTACGGGCGCTAGTACTGGGGCATGGTAACTATTCACGCATTGTGCAGGTGCTGTCTAAGCTCCACACCCATTTTGCCGACGACTTTAGCGTGGAACAGTTGGCAGCACAGGCCAATATGAGCCCTTCGACGTTTCACCAGCACTTTAAGCAAATTACCCGCTCATCACCGGCTCAGTACTTAAAGCGGCTGCGCCTAATCAAAGCGCAACAGTTGCTGCTGCAGGATAATCACAACGTTAATCAGGCCGCTGCGGCGGTGGGTTACCGCAGCGTGCCTCAGTTTAGCCGCGACTATAAGCGCTACTTTGGTGAGCCCCCGTTGCAGCATCGCCGCCAAGAGCAGGCGCTACGCGCTTAAAACGAGATTTAATGCAGGGCTTATTTGGCAAAGTCTATTTTGCAAAATTTATTTGGCAAAGGCTATTTCGCAAAGATCTGGCTCATATCTTTAAACGCCTTGAACTCCAGGGCGTTTCCGCAGGGGTCGAGCAGAAACATGGTGGCCTGCTCACCTACTTCGCCTTTAAAGCGAACGTAGGGCTCGATCACGAACTGCGTATCGCGCGCTTTCAAGCGCTCGGCCAGGGCTTCCCACTCGTCCCACGCTAATATTACGCCAAAGTGCGGCACCGGGACGTTGTGGCCATCTACCGGATTAGTGTGCGCGCTCTCTTGCCCCGGCGTTTTGGGCTGCTCATGAATGACCAGTTGGTGGCCAAAGAAATTAAAGTCGACCCACTGCTCGCTGGAACGCCCCTCTTCCAGGCCAAACACATCGTTATAAAACGCCCGCGCCAGCGCCACATCGTAAACGGGAATCGCCAGATGGAAGGGTGAAAGGCTCATGGTCATTCTCCACATTATTGGGTTTTATGAGGATTAGCGGGCACTTTATGTAGCACCGCTGTATTCATCCTAGAGCCGCTCATGGGAAAATAAAATCAATAACTATTTAGCTGATTCACAAAAAGGATTGATCAATGATCCGCGAGCTAAAAACGTTGATTGCGGTCGCACAGGAAGGCACCTTTGCCGCAGCGGGCAACAAAATCGGCCTGACTCAAGCGGCGGTCAGCGCACAAATGAAACGTCTTGAGCAAGAGCTGGGTATCGCCCTGTTTGAACGTAAAGGGCGTGCCGCCATTTTGACCCAGCGCGGGCAGGAAACGTTAAAGCAAGCTCATACCCTGCTAACCCTCTACAGCACGCTGGGGGCTGCTACAGCGGGCCCAGCCACTCAAAGGGTCAATATTGGGGCCATAGCGTCCATACAGCGCACGCTACTGCCCGATGCGCTGGCGCATTTTCATCACGCCTATAGCGAGTGCCGCACCCGAGTGGTGCCGGGTCTCTCCATGGAGCTGGTGAATCAAGTCGACGCTGGCGAGCTGGATATGGCGGTGATTATTCGCCCGCCCTTTTCACTGCACAGCGATTTACGCTGGACGCCCCTTGCCCATGAGCCATTTCGTTTGATCGTGCCGCGCCATATTGAGGGCGATCAGTGGCGGGAGCTGATCGTCCGCCAGCCGTTTGTGCGTTACGACCGTGCTTCCTTTGGTGGACGGCAGGTCGAACGCTTTCTACGCGCAAACCACTGCAATGTGCGTGAAGTATGCGAAGTCGATGAACTGGAGGCCATCGTTAAACTGGTCGCCAAAGGGGTAGGCGTTGCGCTAGTGCCCCAGGCGATTGCGCAGCAACGCTGGCCAGCGGAAGTGCGTGCGATTGATTTAGGCGAGCGCACCTTTCACCGCGACATCGGGCTGATTCACCCCACTAGCGGCCATTTGAGCGAACCCGCACGGGCGATGGCCCAATTGATTGGCGAAATCGCCCAGCAGACTGATAATAGTGCCTGAGGTGTTTCATTGAATAACTTTGCTTGCAGCCTTAGAAAGGAGTAAATGCATGAAGCCAGAGGATCTGGAAAAGCTAGTGACGCGTACCATGCCCTTTGGCAAGTATGAGGGCCGTCTTATTGCTGACCTTCCCGGCCCCTATTTAAACTGGTTCGCTCGGGAGGGGTTTCCCTCAGGGGAAATTGGCCAACTGCTGCATTTGATGCACGAAATTGATCATAATGGGCTTGGCCCGCTGCTTGACCCACTGCGAAAAACGCCTAGCCAGCGTGGCGAAACTTAAGGCTGAGCGTTTTTATCTGCGTTCTCACGCTCGTCAAGGGCACCCTGAAACTCAGCGCGGTAAGCGGCCTCGTGCTGTGCGGTATCCGCAGGAAAGCGGCCTAAGGCGACTGCTAGTTCAAAAAAGCCAGCCGCAGGTAAACCGTCACCTCGCCGGCTGACCACCAGCGCCGCGATGAAAGGCTTCTGCTGTGCGGCGTCTTCGCGCATTAACTGCTCTAACGCCTGGGTGACTTGAGCAATAGTCCGCGGCGGTGTGAGCGCTAGCGCGCTAGCCACCTGCTGATATGTCATTGGCAGAACGGCACGCGGTGTGCTGAGCAGTAGCTGGCGAAGAGCGGCTACGTTATCGGTCATATATATCCTATCGTCAGAGTTTAAGACATTCACACTGCCAATTGACCCAGTGTTTGTGCTAAGAAGTAGTTGTGCTAAGAATAGCGAACTTTGCTGTGATAAGGAGAGAACATGGTAACGCGACTAACAACGGCGCGTCCTCGTGGCGGCCGTTGGCCAGGCGTACTGGCTGGCTTAGCCATTCTACTGATAGCGGCGGCGACACTTATGATGGCGGGCGCAGGGCCTGCTTATCGTGGCGAACTTATCAGCCTAGGCGAGGCGTTTAATTTACTTCGTAACGGCGTCTATGCCGCCGGCGCAGCAGTCGCGGTCAGTATTGTCACGCTGCTGTTTAGCATGCTGGCTCGTCGATCTAGGCCTGCATTAATAGCCACGCTGGTTATCGTCGCCGCTGCTGCGCTGCTTTATATGCCCTGGCAGCATTGGCAACGTGCTCAACAAGTGCCCGCGATTCACGATATCACTACCGATACTCAGAACCCACCGGCCTTTGAAGCGTTAGCTGACGCACGAGAAGCGGCGCCTAACGCGGTTGACTACCCGGGCGGTGCCACCGCACAGCAGCAGCAAGCAGCCTACCCTGACATCAAGCCGCTGGTCTTGGACGAAGCCCCACAAACGGTACTCGCTGCCGCACAAGCAGAGGCCGAAGAGGCTGGCTGGCGTATCGCCCGAATTACCGACAATCACATAGAAGCCACCGCGACCACGCGCTGGTTTGGCTTTGAGGATGATGTGGTGATTCGCTTAACTGAGATTGAGAACGGGGTGCAGGTGGATATGCGCTCGGCGTCACGTCTGGGTGCCAGCGACGTGGGCACCAATGCGGCGCGTATCAAGCAGTTTTTAACTGCTTTAGAAGCGCGACTTGAGTGACCGTGTTGGTAACCTCTTTGTAACTATTCAGTAGGTTTCAGGCTGTACTCGCCAACCTGCTGTTTCATCAGGCATAGATAGCTGCCCCGTGGGAGGCAGCTTTAGCTCGCGACCCTCCAAGCTTCCAGCCGAAAGACACTAAGGGGTGCCTTCGGCACCCTTCGCGCGATAAATCGCCCTCCCACAAATAGCTTCTGGCTTAGTGCTGGCTATAGGGTGTTGTGGGAGGCAGCTTTAGCTCGCGACCCTTTAGGCTGCCAGCATGAGCTGAACAGTTACACCTCTTTTTAATGCAACGGGTCACGTCTGTTGCCGCTTTCGCGGGCTAAAATTTGCTCAGCGTCCAGGGTAGCGATAGGCACTTGGTGCTGGGCGGGAATATCCCCGGTCAATTGCAGCGCTTGATAACGCAGGGCGCAAACGCGCAAAAACGAAGTGAAGTTACCCAAATCGTGCCCGGCATCGATGGATTCATGATAAAGCCGGGTAATCATTTGGGCCGTGTTCATCCGGTCGCGCTGGGCGATCTCTTCGAGAATATGCCAGAAGTAATTTTCCATTCGCACACTGGTGACCATGCCATCAATACGCAGCGAATGTGTCGCGCTGCGCCACAGCTCCGGGTCGGCTTGAATAAAGAGTTTACACATGAGCACTGTCTCTCGAAGTTTTCGAATCCACACAAATTATTAGCATAGCGGCAATTATTGGCACAGCAAACAAGAGCGCCCAGCGGATGCTGGGCGCAAATTTTGTTAGGTCAGTGGGCCAAGCTCACTTATTCAGTAGCGCCATAAACTGCGCCAACCAGGCGGGGTGGGCAGGCCATGCGGGGGCAGTAACCAGGTTGCCATCGGTTACTGCATCGGTCACCTCCAGATCGGCAAAATGACCACCCGCAAGCTCGACTTCCGGCTGGCAGGCCGGATAAGCAGAGCACTGCTTCCCTTCCAGTACTTTTGCAGCAGCTAGCAGTTGAGCGCCGTGGCAAATCGCCGCCACGGGTTTGTTAGTCTCAAAAAAATGCTGAACCATGGTTAGCACCTCTTTGTTCAAACGAAGATATTCAGGTGCACGCCCACCAGGCACCACCAAAGCATCGTAATCGGCGGGGTTAATGCTGGCAAAATCAGCATTCAGTGCAAAGCGGTGACCGGGCTTTTCGGAATAGGTTTGGTCGCCTTCGAAGTCATGAATCGCCGTCGCCACGGTATCGCCCGAAGTTTTCCCCGGGCAAACGGCATCGACACGGTGGCCGACTGCCATAAGTGCCTGGAATGGCACCATGGTTTCATAGTCTTCAGTGAAATCGCCAGTGATCATTAAAATGCGCTTGCTGCTCATCTCAGTGCTCCTCTTTGTGATCTTATGGTTATTGATCGAGTGTTTGAGCACACGCGGGGCGTGTTGTATGAGACTAGCAAGCGCTTTCCGACAAAGGGTAGTAATTGCTTACTACGGAGTCACTTTCTCCTGTTGAGGAAGCGCTAGATGCCGCTGCCCTGCTGCGTCGCTGACGTGAAAGCGCCCTACCAGTGAATGCATATCACCGGCACGATCATCCAGCGTATGGCTGGCAGTAGTCGCTTCTTGCACCAACCGGGCATTCTGGTGGGTCACCTGATCCAGCTGCGAAATTGCCTGGTTGATCTGATCAATACCAGCAGATTGCTCATGGGTAGCTCCTGCAATCTCGGTAACATAGCGTGTTACCTCACTCAGGCTATCAATGATTTCCTGCAGGTGTTTGCTGGAGGCGTTTACCAGTTGCTCACCCTCGCTTACCTTGGCGACACTATCGTCAACCAAATGGCGAATTTGGGCAGCTTCTTCGGCGCTACGTCCAGCTAATTTGCGCACTTCTTGTGCCACCACGGCAAACCCACGCCCCTGTTCGCCCGCTCGCGCTGCTTCAACAGAAGCGTTGAGCGCCAGCAAGTTGGTTTGAAAGGCGATATCATCAATGGCTTTAATAATCGATGTAATCTTTTCACTCGCTTCGCGGATATCCCCCATCGCCGCCGTAGTGCGCGTTGAAACATCGCCTGCAGCGCGGGCGCGCTGGTCAACATTACCGCTAGCGTCTTTGGCCTGGTCAGCGTACTCAGCCGTTTGTTTTACCGTGGCAGTAATCTCTTCAAGACTTGAAGCCGTTTCCGCCAACGACGCCGCCTGCTGGTCGGTACGCTGGGAGAGATTCTCATTACCCGCGGCAATTTGACGACTGCTGGCCGCAATGGATTCGGCGCTTTCACGAATTTGCGCCACCATGCCTTCAAAGGTATCCATCATGTTATTAAACGCTTGGGCAGTTTGCCCCACTTCATCGTTACGTTTAAG
This Vreelandella neptunia DNA region includes the following protein-coding sequences:
- the lnt gene encoding apolipoprotein N-acyltransferase gives rise to the protein MGFPPAFLLQLLAALVAGGFTTLTASPFELWWLGPVAIGLLYVGLHALTPTQAALKGWLYGVALFASGTSWVYVSIHDYGYTGVPLAVFLTALFVTILALFFAGTFWLYRRFTSARLAFISFAGAWVLGEVLRTYLFTGFPWLLLGSGFVDSPLAAWAPVGGVYLLSLLVALSGALGAELLLRRQWWTLVPLAAIWLIPLALPQQWTTPADEPTRVALLQGNLPQLLKWTPEGQRTAANTYSELTREVADEVDLIIWPETALPMMETQARPVLERVQANLPPDVALLTGIVQRDEQERYFNSVIGVGDVEGSYQKEHLVPFGEYLPLESLLRGAIDFFDLPMSTFTKGEHEQKPMQAAGIHIGNAICYEIIYPQLVARRAQDSGVIMTVSNDTWFGASIGPHQHLQMARLRALENGRYVVRATSNGITAIIDPNGRIVERAPQFETTTLTGEFYAMEGLTPFTRLGSWPTWLLAGLMLLPGMVAARATRQA
- a CDS encoding HlyC/CorC family transporter → MSEDRSSNPNQKSWLEKLFGALSGDNDEPSSRDELMTFLRHTAGKLKLDQDAIMIIEGALEISDQQVREVLIPRSQVSAIALDQTSDGYLPLIQETGHSRYPVIGENLDDVKGILLVKDLLPLLSQTQAQRDAFKLDDILRPAMFIPESKRLNSLLKEFRDTHNHMAVVVDEYGGTAGIITIEDILEQIVGDIEDEHDTDEEDDIREIENGRYAIRALTPIEDFNERFDTEFSDDEFDTVGGLVMQQFGHLPRRGEHTILGGWRFVILNADTRRIRLLEAYRDTRRDDEEDDDQENKPD
- a CDS encoding NAD(P)-dependent alcohol dehydrogenase, producing the protein MSQALSYAAFAADKPLAPFTFDRRQPRPDDVAIEILYCGVCHSDLHFARNDWGMSQYPVVPGHEIVGRVTSVGDKVSRFKAGDLVGVGCMVDSCRTCAACKDGVEQYCLEGFTMTYGSEDRQDGTMTQGGYSDSIVVSEHFVLQMPDDIDLASAAPILCAGITTYSPLKHHGVGKGHKVGVIGMGGLGHMGVKLAKALGAEVTVFTRSDAKVEEAKRNGADHVVVSSDQTQMDAVAETFDFMLDTVPVQHDLNPYLTSLKYDGTHIIVGLLEPIEPAIEAFNLVFKRRVVAGSLIGGIAETEELLKLCADQGITCDIEMLDINNINGGFERMEKGDVRYRFVIDMATLKNSAA
- a CDS encoding PhoH family protein, with protein sequence MSQPTPQANRIITLSLEPNDPQRLASLCGQQDEHLKLIESRLDVTLRNRGNVFQLAGPANRIKAAANVLEHLYRETAASELDADTVHLFLQESGLEALEEEEDGTGSSDEVIMRTPRTMIKPRGLNQQRYVSSIREHDINFGIGPAGTGKTYLAVAAAVEALNQQEVRRILLVRPAVEAGEKLGFLPGDLAQKIDPYLRPLYDALYEMIGFEQVAKLIERQVIEIAPLAYMRGRTLNNSYIILDESQNTTPEQMKMFLTRIGFGSTAVITGDVTQVDLPKGQRSGLIQVLDVLKDTQGIGVTHFAAKDVVRHPLVQRIIEAYDMFESQQEVEERARREVRQQERDARMQAREGAWDSSR
- the miaB gene encoding tRNA (N6-isopentenyl adenosine(37)-C2)-methylthiotransferase MiaB, translated to MAKKLFIKTHGCQMNEYDSSRMADLLGESHQLELTDNEREADVILLNTCSIREKAQEKVFHQLGRWKKLKDANPNLVIGVGGCVASQEGEAIRKRAPHVDMVFGPQTLHRVPSMLDARGNNQIAAVDVTFPEIEKFDHLPKPSSDGATAFVSIMEGCSKYCTFCVVPYTRGEEVSRPFEAVMDEVIHLSDQGVREINLLGQNVNAYRGENQLGDEIDLAELIACVAAVEGIDRIRFTTSHPVEFTDSLVDAFADIPELVSHLHLPVQSGSDRILTAMKRGHTAAEYIEKMERIRANRPDISFSSDFIIGFPGETEEDFEATMNLIHQIGFDHSFSFVYSARPGTPASGLPDETPESVKKQRLAILQERIIQQTAQISRRMVGSTQRVLVNGFSPRDPGQLSGRTENNRVVNFRAANPTELIGYFVDVEITEAFPNSLRGELASPERY
- the ybeY gene encoding rRNA maturation RNase YbeY, whose translation is MSESIDVVVDRQAAIDEPRLPSLTQLTHWVGCVFAHHPDDQRLEVTIRFVDELESQTLNRDYRGKDKTTNVLSFPFESPPGVDLPLLGDLVICHAVVAKEASEQGKPIEHHYAHMVVHGILHLMGYDHIDDHEAEEMEQFERELLAELNIPDPYADNTPMPNREDA